GCTATTCCGTGCGGGAGTCGATCCGCGCCGACCGGCGAACGAGCTGACCCTGGACGAGGTGGAGCGCATCCGCCGCGCGACGCGGGAGGTGCTCGGCGAGGCGATCGAGTTCCGCGGGACGACGTTCCTGGATTACCGCGACGCCAGCGGCAACCGCGGCGAGTTCTACGACCGGCTGCGCGTGTACGACCGCGAGGACCAGCCGTGCGCGGTGTGCAGCCGGCCTCTGCAGCGCATCGTGCAGGCAAATCGATCCACTTTTTTCTGCGAAGACTGCCAGCGGTAGGCCACCCCGCGAACGGGGGCGTGCCGCCGGTGTCCCCGACGGAGCGCCTGAATGCACACGCCGACTGAACCGAAGCTCCGCCCCGCTCGCCGCAAGACGCAGCGCCGCTGGCGTATCCCGCCGGTGCTCACGCAGGGCCCCGAGGTGTTCGAGGGGCTGGGCGTGCTGGACGAGGTGCCCGGTGAGGGCGGTGTCGTCCTCTGGCAGGCGCTCCGCGACGCGACGCTCTGGGCCGAAGCGGCCCCCGAGGTCCGCCCCGGCCTCTTTCAGCGGCGCGGCGCGCGCTCCACTCCCTCCCCCGCCCTTCCGCCCGAGCTCGCCTCCGCCGTGCGCGACCTGCAGGCGCTGGCCGCCAGCCCCGGTCTGGGCGACCCCGTGCGCGTCGCCGCCGCCTGCCGTGCCGTCGCCGAGTGGGCGGACGAGCGGGGCCTGCTCTCCACCGCCCTCGCCTTCTCGCAGGCGTCCGCGCAGGCGGATCCGATGGACGCCGTAGCCGCGTACGAGGTGGCGCGCCTGGCCCGCCGCCGCGCCGAAGAGGCCCGTGCCGAGACCTGGTACCGCCGCACCGTCGCCGTCGCCCGGCAGCGAGGAGACTGGGCGACGTACGCGCGCGCCTTTCTCGGCCTGGGCTCCCTCCACGCCAGACGCGGGAGCCTGGCGGCCGCTCGCCGCTTCTACCTGCGCGCACTTCGCGCCGCCGACAGAAACACCCTTCGCGAGCTGGAAGGAAGGGCACTCCACAAGCTCTTTTTGGCCGCCGCCGAGGGCGGACAGCGGCGCGAGGCGGTGCGCCTTGCCGCCACGGCGCTGGAGCACTACGGTCCGAGTCACCCCCGAACGGCGCGTCTGGCTTTCGACGTGGCGCGCCACTGGGTCGCGAGCGGCCACTTCACCCGCGCGCTCCCCCTCCTCCGCGCCCTGCGCGATGCCGAGTCGCCGCCGCTGCGCCTCCCGGTACTCGCGGAACTCGCCCGCGCCGCCGCCGGCACCCACGATGCGGACGGCTTCCTCGACGCCTGGACCCAGGCCTGGGAAGCCGCGCGCGACGAGCCCAGCGCGCCACCGCCCGTGCGCGCCATCCTCTCCCTGTCCCGAGCCGCCGCGGCGATGGGCGCCTGGAGCAAGGCCGAAACCGCCGCCCGCCACGCCCTCTCCATCGCCACCGACGCACGGGGCCGCGCCGCCGCCGAGGCCCTCCTCGACGCCGTCACCCGCCGCGCCGCCCCCACCTCCCCGCAACCGACCGAGCCCGCCGAGCTCGCCGCCGACGCGGACGCGCTTGCCTCGCGACTCGAGCACGCGCTCGCGAGATAAAAACAGCAAAAGCCTCACACAGAGAACACAGAAGGAACAGAAAGCCACAGAGGAAATCTCTTGTTGTTCTCTCTGTGGCTCTGTGTCTCTGTGTGAGCCCGCTGTTGAAGTTCTCCCGCGTCTCCGCGTCTCCGCGTGAGCCCCGCAGTTCCGCCCTTCCGCGAACGCGCCACGCGCACTATCTTGCCGCGATTCGGTTTTTGTTCTCCGCGGCATCGAGCCCCCGCGTGCCCAAACCCGCCGCACACCCCCTGCGCGACTCCGTGCGCGACGCCCGGAACTTCCCCGGTACCTACCGGTTCCTGGCGCCGGATGGGGAGATCGTGTACGTGGGTAAGTCGAAGCAGATCCGCACCCGCCTCCTCTCGTACTTCCGCGCGCGCCCCGAGGAAAAGGGCTACCGCGTCGTCAACGAGGCGGGCTCCGTCGCGTGGGACTACGAGCCGAGCGAATTCGCGGCGCTGCTGCGCGAGCTGGAGCTGATCAAGCGCTACCGCCCGCGCCTCAACGTGCAGCACAAGCGCGACGGGCGGTACTCGTTCCTCAAGCTCACCGGCGGAGCCGTCCCCAAGCTGGGCGTCGTCGCCGCCGTCAGCGACGACCGCGCGGCCTACTACGGCCCCTTCCGCGGCGGGCGCCGGGTGATCGAGGCGGTCCGCGAGCTCAACGACGTGCTCGGCCTGCGCGACTGCGCGCTTACGACTCCGATGCGCTTCTCGGACCAGCCGGACCTCTTCGCCTTCGAGCGCACCCCCGGCTGCCACCGCGCGGAGTTGAAGCTGTGCCTGGGACCCTGCGCGGGCCTCACCTCCCAGGCCGAGTACCGCAAGCGCGTGAACCTCCTGCGCACCTTCCTCAACGGCCATGCGGACGAGCCGCTGGCGTGGCTCAACGCGCGCATGCTGGCCGCGGCGGAGCGGTGGGACTTCGAGTACGCCGCCGCCGTGCGCGAGCGGATCAAGCGGCTGGAGCGGCTGCGCGACGAGTTCGCCACGCTGCGCGAGG
Above is a window of Longimicrobium sp. DNA encoding:
- a CDS encoding GIY-YIG nuclease family protein; protein product: MPKPAAHPLRDSVRDARNFPGTYRFLAPDGEIVYVGKSKQIRTRLLSYFRARPEEKGYRVVNEAGSVAWDYEPSEFAALLRELELIKRYRPRLNVQHKRDGRYSFLKLTGGAVPKLGVVAAVSDDRAAYYGPFRGGRRVIEAVRELNDVLGLRDCALTTPMRFSDQPDLFAFERTPGCHRAELKLCLGPCAGLTSQAEYRKRVNLLRTFLNGHADEPLAWLNARMLAAAERWDFEYAAAVRERIKRLERLRDEFATLREALDTLTFLYRVPCARGVDPRVYLIRRGTVRAVVSAPDSQAEQRRLARLAEEHFGQPEPNSALVSKHQVDEILLIARWFRMNPRELEATVAPERVDAVPLSA